A single window of Hyla sarda isolate aHylSar1 chromosome 2, aHylSar1.hap1, whole genome shotgun sequence DNA harbors:
- the LOC130357908 gene encoding uncharacterized protein LOC130357908, producing MRRGKEEVVGVFSDFYSNLYAPKSPDPEAAESFLSEIFAETIRQNGEIRGITAPGPDRYEVKCSLYMDDVTVFCAEQRSVSALVQTCENFGRASGAKVNCGKSEAILFGEWHLASSAPFPFTVKPDFIQILGVWFGKEGVALKSWQDRLGKMNSKIGLWSSRKLSVEGKALVLRSEVLPVLQYTAQTWPPHTTVCKAITRTVFRFIWGKLDRVKRTVMYKVPRKGGKGIPDIPTLLRASFA from the exons atgaggaggggcaaggaggaggtggtgggggtcttctccgacttctacagcaacctctacgcccccaagtcacccgaccccgaagccgctgaaagtttcctgtcag agatcttcgctgagactatccggcagaatggagagatcagagggatcaccgcaccaggaccagatcgctacgaggtcaagtgctcgctctacatggacgacgtgaccgtcttctgtgcTGAACAGCGTTCGGTGagtgcactcgtccagacctgcgagaacttcggcagagcttcgggggcaaaagtcaactgcgggaagtcggaagccattctcttcggggaatggcacctggcctcttccgcccccttcccctttactgttaagccggacttcattcaaattcttggagtctggttcgggaaggaaggagtggcccttaagtcttggcaagaccgactaggaaagatgaactctaagatcggactgtggagctccagaaagctctctgTTGAAGGCAAAGctcttgtcctgcggagtgaagttttgcctgtgctccagtataccgcacagacctggcctccccataccaccgtttgcaaggccatcacccggacagtgtttcgcttcatctggggcaaattagacagagtcaagaggactgtgatgtacaaggttccccgcaagggtgggaagggaatacccgatatccccactctgctgagggcctcctttgcatga